A window of the Carcharodon carcharias isolate sCarCar2 chromosome 37 unlocalized genomic scaffold, sCarCar2.pri SUPER_37_unloc_2, whole genome shotgun sequence genome harbors these coding sequences:
- the LOC121274685 gene encoding dual specificity protein phosphatase 10-like isoform X2: protein MPPSPLDERLVVQILQRPRTLALHLNKAPSVDRRLSHRSPQSPDLQELTLTPALGLQKTQGLPGGGTESKEFGQPANSHPLDSRVSAGHPQHIRDTPQLSFRAQVLRKPSLVQQQPGGVGPRSCSSPPHTADQRGTFQTARPWERPCFSSPATSCLGIMHPLKCGCRGCWRRMRRDESGTASCVPCKPSLRALGCGPALRKLACFPALRSLSCITCDPSMKSVGSTCSFCSSDPIVTYDPRGSKASGDDDDYNIRTIWPEELAKKMTQSKVQQQSAIILDCRHLVEYTKNQLQGAMSLSWSESSGRSRAEQGQLTVFDLLSSRESKQPFQPNWPQDPSSSEPRSSKAVTPHSLHLILDSLSREDKDALHLPDGGGENNELTRPWDQEEDRCGQVAGDPQAMTPLTPDVENAELSPIVPFLYLGNERDAQDLAKMRQLNVGYVINVTTHLPLYHAQVGNVRYKRLPATDNSKQNLRQYFEEAFEFIEAHLSGKGVLIHCQAGVSRSATLVIAYLMKHTLMTMTDAYKYVKGKRPIISPNLNFMGQLLEFEMDLNKGLTPRILTPKLSGLETEV from the exons ATGCCTCCTTCTCCCTTGGATGAACGTTTGGTGGtacagatactgcaaaggccccgCACACTGGCACTGCATCTTAACAAGGCTCCATCTGTGGACAGGAGACTGTCCCACCGCAGCCCCCAGAGCCCTGACCTTCAAGAGCTGACACTCACTCCTGCTCTGGGACTCCAGAAGACTCAAGGACTCCCTGGTGGTGGGACCGAGAGCAAGGAGTTTGGCCAGCCGGCCAACAGCCACCCTCTGGACAGCAGGGTGTCTGCCGGGCACCCCCAGCACATCAGGGACACCCCACAACTTTCCTTCAGAGCTCAGGTGCTGAGGAAACCTTCTCTGGTCCAGCAGCAGCCTGGTGGCGTTGGCCCGAGGAGCTGCTCATCCCCACCTCACACAGCGGACCAGAGGGGAACTTTCCAGACAGCCCGACCTTGGGAGCGCCCCTGCTTCTCCAGCCCCGCGACCTCCTGCCTTGGCATCATGCACCCTCTGAAGTGTGGCTGCCGGGGCTGCTGGAGGCGGATGAGACGGGACGAATCCGGCACCGCCTCCTGCGTTCCCTGCAAGCCCAGCCTCAGGGCCCTGGGCTGTGGGCCAGCCCTCCGGAAGCTGGCCTGCTTCCCAGCTCTGCGCtccctcagctgcatcacctgCGACCCGTCCATGAAGTCGGTCggctccacctgcagcttctGCAGCAGCGACCCCATCGTCACCTACGACCCCAGGGGGTCCAAGGCCAGCGGAGACGACGATGACTACAACATCCGCACCATCTGGCCGGAGGAACTGGCCAAGAAGATGACCCAGTCGAAGGTCCAGCAGCAGTCAGCCATCATCCTGGATTGCCGTCATCTGGTGGAGTACACCAAGAATCAGCTGCAGGGGGCCATGAGCCTGAGCTGGTCAGAGAGCTCGGGCAGGAGCCGGGCCGAACAGGGTCAGCTCACCGTCTTTGACCTTCTCTCCAGCAGGGAATCCAAGCAGCCCTTCCAACCAAACTGGCCCCAGGACCCGAGCAGCTCTGAGCCGAGATCCAGTAAGGCCGTCACTCCGCATTCACTCCACCTGATCCTAGATTCACTCAGCAGAGAGGACAAGGATGCGCTGCATTTACCAG ATGGCGGGGGTGAGAATAACGAGTTGACAAGACCATGGGACCAAGAGGAAGACAGATGTGGACAGGTAGCCGGTGACCCTCAAGCTATGACCCCCTTGACCCCTGATGTTGAAAATGCAGAGCTGAGCCCCATCGTTCCCTTCCTGTACCTGGGCAATGAGCGAGACGCACAGGACCTGGCCAAGATGCGGCAGCTAAATGTGGGATACGTGATCAATGTCACCACACATCTGCCACTCTACCATGCCCAGGTGGGCAATGTGCGCTACAAGAGGCTGCCAGCCACTGACAACAGCAAGCAGAACCTCCGCCAGTATTTCGAAGAGGCGTTCGAGTTCATTG AAGCGCACCTATCGGGTAAGGGGGTTCTCATCCATTGCCAGGCTGGTGTGTCCCGTTCTGCTACCCTGGTCATTGCCTACCTGATGAAGCACACGCTGATGACCATGACTGACGCCTATAAATACGTCAAGGGAAAACGACCCATCATCTCCCCCAATCTGAACTTCATGGGACAACTGCTGGAGTTCGAAATGGACCTCAACAAGGGGCTCACTCCCCGCATACTCACCCCGAAACTCAGTGGGCTGGAGACCGAGGTCTAG
- the LOC121274685 gene encoding dual specificity protein phosphatase 10-like isoform X1 codes for MPPSPLDERLVVQILQRPRTLALHLNKAPSVDRRLSHRSPQSPDLQELTLTPALGLQKTQGLPGGGTESKEFGQPANSHPLDSRVSAGHPQHIRDTPQLSFRAQVLRKPSLVQQQPGGVGPRSCSSPPHTADQRGTFQTARPWERPCFSSPATSCLGIMHPLKCGCRGCWRRMRRDESGTASCVPCKPSLRALGCGPALRKLACFPALRSLSCITCDPSMKSVGSTCSFCSSDPIVTYDPRGSKASGDDDDYNIRTIWPEELAKKMTQSKVQQQSAIILDCRHLVEYTKNQLQGAMSLSWSESSGRSRAEQGQLTVFDLLSSRESKQPFQPNWPQDPSSSEPRSSKAVTPHSLHLILDSLSREDKDALHLPDGGGENNELTRPWDQEEDRCGQVAGDPQAMTPLTPDVENAELSPIVPFLYLGNERDAQDLAKMRQLNVGYVINVTTHLPLYHAQVGNVRYKRLPATDNSKQNLRQYFEEAFEFIEEAHLSGKGVLIHCQAGVSRSATLVIAYLMKHTLMTMTDAYKYVKGKRPIISPNLNFMGQLLEFEMDLNKGLTPRILTPKLSGLETEV; via the exons ATGCCTCCTTCTCCCTTGGATGAACGTTTGGTGGtacagatactgcaaaggccccgCACACTGGCACTGCATCTTAACAAGGCTCCATCTGTGGACAGGAGACTGTCCCACCGCAGCCCCCAGAGCCCTGACCTTCAAGAGCTGACACTCACTCCTGCTCTGGGACTCCAGAAGACTCAAGGACTCCCTGGTGGTGGGACCGAGAGCAAGGAGTTTGGCCAGCCGGCCAACAGCCACCCTCTGGACAGCAGGGTGTCTGCCGGGCACCCCCAGCACATCAGGGACACCCCACAACTTTCCTTCAGAGCTCAGGTGCTGAGGAAACCTTCTCTGGTCCAGCAGCAGCCTGGTGGCGTTGGCCCGAGGAGCTGCTCATCCCCACCTCACACAGCGGACCAGAGGGGAACTTTCCAGACAGCCCGACCTTGGGAGCGCCCCTGCTTCTCCAGCCCCGCGACCTCCTGCCTTGGCATCATGCACCCTCTGAAGTGTGGCTGCCGGGGCTGCTGGAGGCGGATGAGACGGGACGAATCCGGCACCGCCTCCTGCGTTCCCTGCAAGCCCAGCCTCAGGGCCCTGGGCTGTGGGCCAGCCCTCCGGAAGCTGGCCTGCTTCCCAGCTCTGCGCtccctcagctgcatcacctgCGACCCGTCCATGAAGTCGGTCggctccacctgcagcttctGCAGCAGCGACCCCATCGTCACCTACGACCCCAGGGGGTCCAAGGCCAGCGGAGACGACGATGACTACAACATCCGCACCATCTGGCCGGAGGAACTGGCCAAGAAGATGACCCAGTCGAAGGTCCAGCAGCAGTCAGCCATCATCCTGGATTGCCGTCATCTGGTGGAGTACACCAAGAATCAGCTGCAGGGGGCCATGAGCCTGAGCTGGTCAGAGAGCTCGGGCAGGAGCCGGGCCGAACAGGGTCAGCTCACCGTCTTTGACCTTCTCTCCAGCAGGGAATCCAAGCAGCCCTTCCAACCAAACTGGCCCCAGGACCCGAGCAGCTCTGAGCCGAGATCCAGTAAGGCCGTCACTCCGCATTCACTCCACCTGATCCTAGATTCACTCAGCAGAGAGGACAAGGATGCGCTGCATTTACCAG ATGGCGGGGGTGAGAATAACGAGTTGACAAGACCATGGGACCAAGAGGAAGACAGATGTGGACAGGTAGCCGGTGACCCTCAAGCTATGACCCCCTTGACCCCTGATGTTGAAAATGCAGAGCTGAGCCCCATCGTTCCCTTCCTGTACCTGGGCAATGAGCGAGACGCACAGGACCTGGCCAAGATGCGGCAGCTAAATGTGGGATACGTGATCAATGTCACCACACATCTGCCACTCTACCATGCCCAGGTGGGCAATGTGCGCTACAAGAGGCTGCCAGCCACTGACAACAGCAAGCAGAACCTCCGCCAGTATTTCGAAGAGGCGTTCGAGTTCATTG AAGAAGCGCACCTATCGGGTAAGGGGGTTCTCATCCATTGCCAGGCTGGTGTGTCCCGTTCTGCTACCCTGGTCATTGCCTACCTGATGAAGCACACGCTGATGACCATGACTGACGCCTATAAATACGTCAAGGGAAAACGACCCATCATCTCCCCCAATCTGAACTTCATGGGACAACTGCTGGAGTTCGAAATGGACCTCAACAAGGGGCTCACTCCCCGCATACTCACCCCGAAACTCAGTGGGCTGGAGACCGAGGTCTAG